In a single window of the Oscarella lobularis chromosome 4, ooOscLobu1.1, whole genome shotgun sequence genome:
- the LOC136186311 gene encoding transmembrane protein 45B-like — MGTFIGHVLPGCFFFLYGLWFLVRCSFICFYRRAGVDRSGSIRLWLPFRCCRRRRRSETESGLVRLSYEGLIVIACALIGFVGELATGNWQLYVVRESATHHPYVEYIHMNKFEHATMYAFFFLVGLVTVIDSMVSFQLQFPLGIDRVSFALAYAVEGLLFFYHLDGKSGLEVRVHVLLIYAIIGCVVATLLEIVFPTSLLCVTARSFCTVLQGSWFFQIAHVLYGSSPWEETSDNSRFVVMVFCWHIFGILVGSLVLFFSVSLVAMKCCSHRVDSRNEWSDRKLEEESLMLQLQQEDNSSV, encoded by the coding sequence ATGGGCACTTTTATCGGGCACGTTCTGCCAGGatgcttcttcttcctctacGGCCTTTGGTTCCTCGTTCGTTGCTCGTTCATCTGCTTTTATCGACGAGCAGGGGTGGATCGAAGCGGTTCAATTCGCCTCTGGCTTCCTTTTCGCtgctgtcgtcgccgtcgccgctctgAAACAGAAAGCGGCCTCGTTCGATTGTCCTACGAAGGACTTATCGTCATCGCCTGCGCTCTTATCGGATTTGTCGGCGAACTGGCGACAGGCAACTGGCAACTCTACGTCGTTCGCGAGAGCGCGACTCATCACCCGTACGTCGAATACATACATATGAATAAATTTGAGCACGCGACGATGtacgctttcttttttctcgtcggccTCGTAACTGTTATAGACTCCATGGTATCGTTCCAATTGCAATTTCCCCTTGGTATAGATAGAGTATCATTTGCATTGGCATATGCCGTCGAAGGTCTTTTGTTCTTTTATCATTTGGACGGGAAGAGTGGATTGGAAGTGCGAGTTCACGTGCTGCTCATCTATGCTATTATTGGATGCGTCGTTGCAACGCTCTTAGAGATTGTCTTTCCGACGAGTTTGCTCTGCGTTACTGCTCGATCGTTTTGCACCGTTCTCCAGGGCAGCTGGTTCTTTCAGATAGCACACGTTCTTTATGGTTCGTCGCCGTGGGAGGAAACGAGTGACAATTCTAGATTCGTTGTTATGGTTTTTTGCTGGCATATATTTGGGATTTTGGTGGGCAGTTTAGTTTTATTCTTTAGTGTCAGTTTAGTTGCAATGAAGTGTTGCAGTCATCGAGTCGATTCTAGAAACGAGTGGTCGGATAGAAAATTGGAAGAGGAGAGTCTCATGCTTCAGCTTCAACAAGAAGATAATTCGTCTGTGTAG
- the LOC136185633 gene encoding aldehyde dehydrogenase, mitochondrial-like isoform X1 yields the protein MSDERPEIKYTKIFIDNEWRDSLSKKTFPTINPSTGEKICDVAEGDKADVDEAVKAAQRAFELGSEWRKMDASQRGRLLSKLADLIERDRDYLAKLESLDSGKPYNDTLNGDLPFAIKCYRYYAGFADKIHGKTIPIDGDYFCYTRHEPVGVVGAIIPWNFPLVLQSWKLAPALCCGNVVVMKPAEQTPLTALYFASLIKEAGFPPGVVNIVPGYGPTAGAAISEHMNVDKVAFTGSTEVGKLIMQAAGKSNLKNVTLELGGKSPIIVFADADLDEAVEVCHWALFFNMGECCTAGSRTFVEESIYDEFVKRSVARARQRNVGDPFNLKVNQGPQIDGEQLTKIMDLIRSGKEEGAKLECGGNRIGDKGFFVEPTVFSNVQDGMRIAKEEIFGPVQQIIKFKTLEEVVQRANETPYGLAAGVVTRDVNTALTISHSLRAGTIWVNCFHATQSQASFGGFKQSGVGRELGEYGLQQYSEVKTVTIKISEKNS from the exons ATGTCTGACGAACGCCCAGAAATTAAGTACACAAAG ATTTTTATTGACAACGAATGGAGAGATTCGTTGagcaagaaaacgtttcccACAATCAACCCAAGCACGGGAGAAAAGATTTGTGACGTTGCAGAAGGTGACAAG GCAGACGTGGACGAGGCGGTCAAGGCGGCGCAAAGAGCGTTTGAACTGGGAAGCGAATGGCGAAAAATGGATGCCTCACAGCGTGGACGACTTCTCAGCAAATTGGCTGATCTTATTGAGAGAGACAGGGACTATTTGGCT AAATTGGAATCTTTGGATAGCGGAAAACCGTACAATGATACGTTGAACGGCGATTTGCCTTTCGCTATCAAGTGCTACAG ATATTATGCTGGATTCGCCGACAAAATCCACGGGAAGACTATTCCAATAG ATGGCGACTACTTCTGCTACACTCGTCACGAACCGGTCGGAGTCGTTGGAGCCATTATACCT TGGAATTTTCCCTTGGTGCTGCAGTCGTGGAAGCTTGCACCGGCTCTCTGCTGCGGCAACGTTGTTGTCATGAAACCTGCCGAGCAGACGCCGCTCACGGCCCTCTACTTTGCATCTCTGATCAAAGAA GCTGGGTTTCCACCGGGAGTCGTTAACATTGTTCCCGGTTACGGCCCCACAGCGGGAGCAGCAATATCTGAGCACATGAACGTGGACAAGGTCGCCTTCACGGGATCGACGGAAGTAGGCAAACTCATTATGCAAGCTGCAGGAAAAtcgaatttgaaaaacgtcACTCTGGAACTGGGAGGAAAGAGCCCCATCATCGTATTCGCCGACGCTGATT TGGACGAAGCTGTGGAAGTGTGCCATTGggctctcttcttcaacatGGGAGAATGCTGTACGGCGGGATCTCGTACATTCGTCGAAGAGTCCATCTACGACGAATTTGTCAAGAGAAGCGTTGCTCGAGCACGACAGCGAAACGTCGGAGACCCGTTCAATCTCAAAGTGAATCAAGGCCCGcaaatcgacggcgagcaACTGACGAAAATTATGGATCTGATTCGGTCCGGCAAAGAAGAGGGTGCTAAACTAGAATGCGGCGGAAACCGGATCGGTGACAAAGGCTTCTTTGTCGAGCCGACCGTTTTTTCAAACGTTCAAGACGGAATGCGCATTGCAAAAGAAGAG ATCTTTGGTCCTGTTCAGCAAATAATAAAGTTCAAAACGTTGGAGGAGGTGGTTCAACGGGCGAACGAGACGCCGTACGGGCTTGCTGCTGGCGTTGTCACGCGAGACGTCAACACAGCTCTCACTATTTCTCACAGTCTTCGCGCGGGAACAATTTG GGTCAACTGCTTTCACGCTACGCAGTCTCAAGCGTCATTTGGAGGATTCAAGCAGTCTGGTGTCGGACGAGAACT GGGAGAGTACGGCCTCCAACAGTACTCTGAAGTGAAAACG GTCACTATCAAGATTAGTGAGAAGAACTCTTGA
- the LOC136185633 gene encoding retinal dehydrogenase 2-like isoform X2, protein MDASQRGRLLSKLADLIERDRDYLAKLESLDSGKPYNDTLNGDLPFAIKCYRYYAGFADKIHGKTIPIDGDYFCYTRHEPVGVVGAIIPWNFPLVLQSWKLAPALCCGNVVVMKPAEQTPLTALYFASLIKEAGFPPGVVNIVPGYGPTAGAAISEHMNVDKVAFTGSTEVGKLIMQAAGKSNLKNVTLELGGKSPIIVFADADLDEAVEVCHWALFFNMGECCTAGSRTFVEESIYDEFVKRSVARARQRNVGDPFNLKVNQGPQIDGEQLTKIMDLIRSGKEEGAKLECGGNRIGDKGFFVEPTVFSNVQDGMRIAKEEIFGPVQQIIKFKTLEEVVQRANETPYGLAAGVVTRDVNTALTISHSLRAGTIWVNCFHATQSQASFGGFKQSGVGRELGEYGLQQYSEVKTVTIKISEKNS, encoded by the exons ATGGATGCCTCACAGCGTGGACGACTTCTCAGCAAATTGGCTGATCTTATTGAGAGAGACAGGGACTATTTGGCT AAATTGGAATCTTTGGATAGCGGAAAACCGTACAATGATACGTTGAACGGCGATTTGCCTTTCGCTATCAAGTGCTACAG ATATTATGCTGGATTCGCCGACAAAATCCACGGGAAGACTATTCCAATAG ATGGCGACTACTTCTGCTACACTCGTCACGAACCGGTCGGAGTCGTTGGAGCCATTATACCT TGGAATTTTCCCTTGGTGCTGCAGTCGTGGAAGCTTGCACCGGCTCTCTGCTGCGGCAACGTTGTTGTCATGAAACCTGCCGAGCAGACGCCGCTCACGGCCCTCTACTTTGCATCTCTGATCAAAGAA GCTGGGTTTCCACCGGGAGTCGTTAACATTGTTCCCGGTTACGGCCCCACAGCGGGAGCAGCAATATCTGAGCACATGAACGTGGACAAGGTCGCCTTCACGGGATCGACGGAAGTAGGCAAACTCATTATGCAAGCTGCAGGAAAAtcgaatttgaaaaacgtcACTCTGGAACTGGGAGGAAAGAGCCCCATCATCGTATTCGCCGACGCTGATT TGGACGAAGCTGTGGAAGTGTGCCATTGggctctcttcttcaacatGGGAGAATGCTGTACGGCGGGATCTCGTACATTCGTCGAAGAGTCCATCTACGACGAATTTGTCAAGAGAAGCGTTGCTCGAGCACGACAGCGAAACGTCGGAGACCCGTTCAATCTCAAAGTGAATCAAGGCCCGcaaatcgacggcgagcaACTGACGAAAATTATGGATCTGATTCGGTCCGGCAAAGAAGAGGGTGCTAAACTAGAATGCGGCGGAAACCGGATCGGTGACAAAGGCTTCTTTGTCGAGCCGACCGTTTTTTCAAACGTTCAAGACGGAATGCGCATTGCAAAAGAAGAG ATCTTTGGTCCTGTTCAGCAAATAATAAAGTTCAAAACGTTGGAGGAGGTGGTTCAACGGGCGAACGAGACGCCGTACGGGCTTGCTGCTGGCGTTGTCACGCGAGACGTCAACACAGCTCTCACTATTTCTCACAGTCTTCGCGCGGGAACAATTTG GGTCAACTGCTTTCACGCTACGCAGTCTCAAGCGTCATTTGGAGGATTCAAGCAGTCTGGTGTCGGACGAGAACT GGGAGAGTACGGCCTCCAACAGTACTCTGAAGTGAAAACG GTCACTATCAAGATTAGTGAGAAGAACTCTTGA
- the LOC136185628 gene encoding keratin, type I cytoskeletal 9-like isoform X2 — translation MSTVGVSMKKSRDLTSIQQPGAPVKTPKEAQPKPTHRSEPRKPTADQVRLHALIAMESKEAYGQASNVDVEKKVRNVSDITGKDAERVFLALVDCDMDESQAVQRLVEGAPVDEEWHTSGGGKKKKQQQQRIGGDRGNIDVITAPGYEGTTTEEKKGGGGGGGGTFKAASKSVREGYGGSVVVTEKESGKEAGFGGGGGGGSGRGGGRSSFWSSGSRDRGGRSGGGSGGTFVQRDGTFRGGKLGHRGGGDNPRFGNHGRPGRGKYKYSRGKGDGHATGGKLESPEAAWDSEDVRREDSKGRATGKGTWTNRKETSEWNGISEESRPWTVAEPDVKSPAVSNNRDEGQQRGIVNERALEDPAIISIQMSATPSMTTTATLNLERPRRQRVIKRGPSQIPTVPVEMPDVTFDPRLDEEFSDLTFDCGSRLTPEPEDVEEVSSPLVEVSSSPSLSEGHLPDLSTAPPLPPEASSLINPIPQEITQPPPPPSDMLSSVAHHSQSPLLSENLQEPEPFVASKVSSLSPVLRDAKDSASRVLSPPLQDSAAASLALGPTTGMPPAPLPMPDDAETVSMTNQLALSSNTTSTTSVSTLPTATTHSGPGALPPRSGSGTGKHAPPGMYHPSPAANQLLLPSAATFPYMMSYQGMPSMDYELLRMQNAISSRDGSISSGAGSFDKGYPRDVTSGNPISQQPMLNPMYYPNAPGLYMPPVFGMPPYVGFPYQMPPTKGGPSGYHGGASFGQTPGSQNFPGEQEFTKGTYVSGANKANQGGHRGALSSVEAYKTTTPAYDGQKGGGGGGGGGGYSGNPGAGMGSGVQGGGSGSAPLLSSSFVMSGGASSYGAAAHVGGRGGQSGGAKSAGGKYGGGGNWQS, via the exons ATGAGCACCGTCGGAGTCTCGATGAAAAAATCGcgcgatttgacgtcgatccaACAGCCGGGGGCGCCGGTGAAGACCCCTAAGGAGGCCCAACCGAAGCCAACGCATCGTTCCGAGCCGCGAAAG CCGACTGCCGATCAAGTGAGACTCCACGCGCTGATTGCGATGGAATCGAAGGAGGCGTACGGTCAAGCGAGCAACGTGGACGTCGAGAAAAAGGTGCGCAACGTTTCGGATATCACGGGAAAGGACGCGGAGCGCGTTTTCTTGGCGCTCGTCGACTGCGACATGGACGAATCGCAGGCCGTTCAGCGATTGGTCGAAGGAgcgcccgtcgacgaggagtGGCACACGTCGGGCGGcgggaaaaagaagaaacagcagcagcagcggatTGGGGGGGATCGAGGCAATATTGATGTGATTACTGCGCCGGGATACGagggaacgacgacggaagagaagaaaggcggcggcggcggcggcggcgggactTTTAAAGCGG CTTCTAAGAGTGTTCGGGAAGGGTATGGAGGTAGCGTAGTTGTGACGGAGAAGGAGAGTGGAAAAGAGGCtggcttcggcggcggcggcggcggcggaagtggACGAG GTGGTGGACGCAGTTCTTTTTGGTCGTCTGGATCGAGAGACAGAGGCGGtagaagcggcggcggctctgGGGGAACTTTTGTTCAGCGAGACGGGACTTTTCGTGGAGGAAAACTGGGTcatcgcggcggcggcgataaTCCGCGCTTTGGCAA TCATGGCCGTCCCGGTCGAGGAAAGTATAAATATTCGAGGGGAAAAGGAGATGGGCATGCGACGGGCGGAAAGCTGGAATCTCCGGAGGCTG cgtGGGATTCCGAAGATGTGAGGCGAGAAGATTCCAAGGGTAGAGCAACGGGGAAAGGAACGTGGACCAATCGAAAGGAGACCTCGGAATGGAATGGTATCAGTGAGGAATCCCGTCCGTGGACTGTGGCAGAACCGGACGTAAAGAGTCCCGCCGTGTCTAATAACAGAGACGAGGGACAGCAGAG AGGTATTGTCAATGAACGGGCTCTTGAAGATCCCGCTATTATTTCCATTCAAATGTCAGCAACGCCTTCGATGACCACGACGGCAACGTTGAATCTGGAGCGTCCCAGACGGCAACGAGTCATCAAGAGAGGCCCGTCACAG ATTCCCACTGTTCCTGTTGAGATGCCCGACGTGACGTTTGATCCTCGATTGGATGAAGAG TTTTCGGATCTGACGTTTGATTGTGGCAGTCGACTTACGCCCGAGCCAGAAGAC GTTGAAGAGGTCTCTAGTCCGTTGGTTGAAGtgtcgtcgtctccatcTCTCTCAGAAGG TCATTTACCTGATCTTTCTACTGCGCCACCCTTGCCACCCGAAGCGTCTTCCTTAATAAATCCCATTCCTCAAGAGATAACtcaaccgccgccgccaccttCCGATATGCTCTCGTCTGTTGCTCATCACAGTCAAAGTCCGTTGCTCTCCGAAAATCTTCAAGAACCTGAA CCTTTTGTCGCGTCGAAAGTCAGTTCACTGTCGCCCGTTCTCAGAGATGCGAAGGATAGCGCAAGTCGGGTTCTATCTCCGCCGCTGCAAGACTCCGCCGCGGCGTCTCTCGCGCTTGGGCCGACGACGGGAATGCCGCCGGCACCTCTACCTATgcccgacgacgccgaaacggTTTCCATGACGAATCAACTGGCGTTGTCGAGTAAcacaacgtcgacgacgagcgtgtCTACGTTGCCAACGGCAACAACACATAGCGGACCCGGAGCGTTGCCGCCGCGATCCG GGAGTGGAACAGGTAAACATGCTCCACCCGGCATGTATCATCCGTCGCCGGCTGCGAACCAACTTCTCCTTCCCAGTGCCGCCACGTTTCCCTATATGATGAGTTATCAGGGAATGCCGAGCATGGACTATGAGCTCCTTCGCATGCAG AATGCGATAAGTTCGAGGGACGGGTCGATTTCGTCTGGTGCCGGCTCCTTTGATAAGGGCTATCCTcgcgacgtgacgtcaggaaaTCCCATCAGCCAACAACCCATGCTGAATCCAATGTATTATCCAAATGCTCCTGGCCTCTACATGCCGCCCGTTTTTGGCATGCCGCCTTACGTGGGATTTCCCTATCAG ATGCCGCCGACTAAGGGGGGACCTTCCGGTTATCACGGCGGCGCATCGTTTGGTCAGACGCCGGGAAGCCAAAATTTTCCAG GTGAGCAAGAATTCACGAAGGGGACATATGTCTCAGGGGCGAACAAAGCCAACCAGGGTGGCCACC GAGGTGCCTTGAGTTCAGTTGAAGCCTACAAGACAACGACGCCGGCGTACGATGGACagaaaggcggcggcggcggcggcggcggcggcggctatTCTGGAAATCCCGGCGCTGGAATGGGCTCTGGCGTTcaaggcggcggcagcggctcCGCACCTCTGCTCTCCAGTTCCTTTGTGATGTCAGGGGGTGCTAGCAGTTACGGAGCTGCTGCCCATGTTGGTGGCCGAGGCGGGCAGTCCGGTGGAGCCAAGTCCGCTGGAGGAAAGTATGGTGGCGGCGGAAATTGGCAGTCGTGA
- the LOC136186312 gene encoding transmembrane protein 45B-like, whose protein sequence is MGNFIGHVLPGCFFFIFGLWWIIRCSFIYYRGAGVSRSGSIRLWLPLRCCRRSERALVRFSYEGLIIIVCTLVGIVGELTWGDWQLVARDGHGHHAHFVHLNNFEHATMFSLFFIVGLITVIESMVSSSLQFPVGIDKLALALAYAVEGLLFFYHLDGRPGMDVRLHELLIYAILGCVGAVLLEIAFPTSLLCIIARSFCSLLQGSWFFQIAHVLYGSSPWEETDENSGFVVLAFCWHILGISMGSLVLFLCVSCVVSKCCDHRAASRNGWTKKECKEEESPMLQLQDQQEESSTV, encoded by the coding sequence ATGGGCAACTTCATCGGGCACGTCCTGCCAGgatgcttcttcttcatcttcggCCTATGGTGGATCATTCGCTGCTCGTTTATCTACTATCGAGGAGCAGGAGTGAGTCGTAGTGGCTCGATTCGCCTCTGGCTGCCGTTACGTTGCTGTCGTCGTTCCGAACGCGCCctcgttcgattttcttacGAGGGACTTATTATCATTGTCTGCACGCTTGTCGGAATCGTCGGCGAGCTGACGTGGGGAGATTGGCAACTCGTCGCTCGAGACGGTCACGGTcaccacgcccacttcgTCCATTTGAATAATTTTGAGCACGCGAcaatgttttctttgtttttcatCGTCGGCTTAATAACGGTTATAGAATCAATGGTATCGTCTTCATTGCAGTTTCCAGTCGGTATAGATAAACTGGCATTAGCATTGGCATATGCCGTCGAAGGTCTCTTATTCTTTTATCATTTGGACGGGAGACCCGGAATGGACGTGCGACTTCATGAATTGCTCATCTATGCCATACTTGGATGCGTCGGTGCCGTACTTTTAGAGATTGCCTTTCCGACGAGTTTGCTCTGCATTATTGCTCGATCGTTTTGCAGTCTTCTTCAGGGCAGCTGGTTCTTTCAGATAGCGCACGTTCTTTATGGTTCGTCGCCATGGGAAGAAACGGATGAAAATTCTGGATTTGTTGTTTTGGCTTTTTGCTGGCACATACTGGGGATTTCAATGGGCAGCCTAGTTCTATTCTTATGTGTCAGTTGTGTCGTATCGAAGTGTTGCGACCATCGAGCTGCTTCTAGAAATGGGTGGACGAAAAAAGAATgcaaagaggaggagagtCCTATGCTTCAGCTTCAAGATCAACAGGAAGAAAGTTCAACGGTGTAG
- the LOC136185628 gene encoding keratin, type I cytoskeletal 9-like isoform X1, translating to MSTVGVSMKKSRDLTSIQQPGAPVKTPKEAQPKPTHRSEPRKPTADQVRLHALIAMESKEAYGQASNVDVEKKVRNVSDITGKDAERVFLALVDCDMDESQAVQRLVEGAPVDEEWHTSGGGKKKKQQQQRIGGDRGNIDVITAPGYEGTTTEEKKGGGGGGGGTFKAASKSVREGYGGSVVVTEKESGKEAGFGGGGGGGSGRGGGRSSFWSSGSRDRGGRSGGGSGGTFVQRDGTFRGGKLGHRGGGDNPRFGNHGRPGRGKYKYSRGKGDGHATGGKLESPEAAWDSEDVRREDSKGRATGKGTWTNRKETSEWNGISEESRPWTVAEPDVKSPAVSNNRDEGQQRGIVNERALEDPAIISIQMSATPSMTTTATLNLERPRRQRVIKRGPSQIPTVPVEMPDVTFDPRLDEEFSDLTFDCGSRLTPEPEDVEEVSSPLVEVSSSPSLSEGHLPDLSTAPPLPPEASSLINPIPQEITQPPPPPSDMLSSVAHHSQSPLLSENLQEPEPFVASKVSSLSPVLRDAKDSASRVLSPPLQDSAAASLALGPTTGMPPAPLPMPDDAETVSMTNQLALSSNTTSTTSVSTLPTATTHSGPGALPPRSGSGTGKHAPPGMYHPSPAANQLLLPSAATFPYMMSYQGMPSMDYELLRMQNAISSRDGSISSGAGSFDKGYPRDVTSGNPISQQPMLNPMYYPNAPGLYMPPVFGMPPYVGFPYQMPPTKGGPSGYHGGASFGQTPGSQNFPVFEGEQEFTKGTYVSGANKANQGGHRGALSSVEAYKTTTPAYDGQKGGGGGGGGGGYSGNPGAGMGSGVQGGGSGSAPLLSSSFVMSGGASSYGAAAHVGGRGGQSGGAKSAGGKYGGGGNWQS from the exons ATGAGCACCGTCGGAGTCTCGATGAAAAAATCGcgcgatttgacgtcgatccaACAGCCGGGGGCGCCGGTGAAGACCCCTAAGGAGGCCCAACCGAAGCCAACGCATCGTTCCGAGCCGCGAAAG CCGACTGCCGATCAAGTGAGACTCCACGCGCTGATTGCGATGGAATCGAAGGAGGCGTACGGTCAAGCGAGCAACGTGGACGTCGAGAAAAAGGTGCGCAACGTTTCGGATATCACGGGAAAGGACGCGGAGCGCGTTTTCTTGGCGCTCGTCGACTGCGACATGGACGAATCGCAGGCCGTTCAGCGATTGGTCGAAGGAgcgcccgtcgacgaggagtGGCACACGTCGGGCGGcgggaaaaagaagaaacagcagcagcagcggatTGGGGGGGATCGAGGCAATATTGATGTGATTACTGCGCCGGGATACGagggaacgacgacggaagagaagaaaggcggcggcggcggcggcggcgggactTTTAAAGCGG CTTCTAAGAGTGTTCGGGAAGGGTATGGAGGTAGCGTAGTTGTGACGGAGAAGGAGAGTGGAAAAGAGGCtggcttcggcggcggcggcggcggcggaagtggACGAG GTGGTGGACGCAGTTCTTTTTGGTCGTCTGGATCGAGAGACAGAGGCGGtagaagcggcggcggctctgGGGGAACTTTTGTTCAGCGAGACGGGACTTTTCGTGGAGGAAAACTGGGTcatcgcggcggcggcgataaTCCGCGCTTTGGCAA TCATGGCCGTCCCGGTCGAGGAAAGTATAAATATTCGAGGGGAAAAGGAGATGGGCATGCGACGGGCGGAAAGCTGGAATCTCCGGAGGCTG cgtGGGATTCCGAAGATGTGAGGCGAGAAGATTCCAAGGGTAGAGCAACGGGGAAAGGAACGTGGACCAATCGAAAGGAGACCTCGGAATGGAATGGTATCAGTGAGGAATCCCGTCCGTGGACTGTGGCAGAACCGGACGTAAAGAGTCCCGCCGTGTCTAATAACAGAGACGAGGGACAGCAGAG AGGTATTGTCAATGAACGGGCTCTTGAAGATCCCGCTATTATTTCCATTCAAATGTCAGCAACGCCTTCGATGACCACGACGGCAACGTTGAATCTGGAGCGTCCCAGACGGCAACGAGTCATCAAGAGAGGCCCGTCACAG ATTCCCACTGTTCCTGTTGAGATGCCCGACGTGACGTTTGATCCTCGATTGGATGAAGAG TTTTCGGATCTGACGTTTGATTGTGGCAGTCGACTTACGCCCGAGCCAGAAGAC GTTGAAGAGGTCTCTAGTCCGTTGGTTGAAGtgtcgtcgtctccatcTCTCTCAGAAGG TCATTTACCTGATCTTTCTACTGCGCCACCCTTGCCACCCGAAGCGTCTTCCTTAATAAATCCCATTCCTCAAGAGATAACtcaaccgccgccgccaccttCCGATATGCTCTCGTCTGTTGCTCATCACAGTCAAAGTCCGTTGCTCTCCGAAAATCTTCAAGAACCTGAA CCTTTTGTCGCGTCGAAAGTCAGTTCACTGTCGCCCGTTCTCAGAGATGCGAAGGATAGCGCAAGTCGGGTTCTATCTCCGCCGCTGCAAGACTCCGCCGCGGCGTCTCTCGCGCTTGGGCCGACGACGGGAATGCCGCCGGCACCTCTACCTATgcccgacgacgccgaaacggTTTCCATGACGAATCAACTGGCGTTGTCGAGTAAcacaacgtcgacgacgagcgtgtCTACGTTGCCAACGGCAACAACACATAGCGGACCCGGAGCGTTGCCGCCGCGATCCG GGAGTGGAACAGGTAAACATGCTCCACCCGGCATGTATCATCCGTCGCCGGCTGCGAACCAACTTCTCCTTCCCAGTGCCGCCACGTTTCCCTATATGATGAGTTATCAGGGAATGCCGAGCATGGACTATGAGCTCCTTCGCATGCAG AATGCGATAAGTTCGAGGGACGGGTCGATTTCGTCTGGTGCCGGCTCCTTTGATAAGGGCTATCCTcgcgacgtgacgtcaggaaaTCCCATCAGCCAACAACCCATGCTGAATCCAATGTATTATCCAAATGCTCCTGGCCTCTACATGCCGCCCGTTTTTGGCATGCCGCCTTACGTGGGATTTCCCTATCAG ATGCCGCCGACTAAGGGGGGACCTTCCGGTTATCACGGCGGCGCATCGTTTGGTCAGACGCCGGGAAGCCAAAATTTTCCAG TATTTGAAGGTGAGCAAGAATTCACGAAGGGGACATATGTCTCAGGGGCGAACAAAGCCAACCAGGGTGGCCACC GAGGTGCCTTGAGTTCAGTTGAAGCCTACAAGACAACGACGCCGGCGTACGATGGACagaaaggcggcggcggcggcggcggcggcggcggctatTCTGGAAATCCCGGCGCTGGAATGGGCTCTGGCGTTcaaggcggcggcagcggctcCGCACCTCTGCTCTCCAGTTCCTTTGTGATGTCAGGGGGTGCTAGCAGTTACGGAGCTGCTGCCCATGTTGGTGGCCGAGGCGGGCAGTCCGGTGGAGCCAAGTCCGCTGGAGGAAAGTATGGTGGCGGCGGAAATTGGCAGTCGTGA